In the Clostridium beijerinckii genome, one interval contains:
- a CDS encoding DegT/DnrJ/EryC1/StrS family aminotransferase: MIKLASPDIGQEELDEIKKVFDSKYLVQGDKVEEFENQLKEYLNAKYCFAVSSGTAALHLALLAIGIKADDEVIVPDFTFPATANVVEIVGAITKFVDIKLDSLCIDTDKIENAITDKTKAIIPVHEFGQSADMDKIVTIAKKYNLKIIEDAACALGAEYKGKKVGTIGDIGCFSLHPRKAITTGEGGIVVTNNSKLAENIRILRNHGLNYKNGKISFVEAGLNYRMTNIQGAIGTVQMKKLELINERRIELANKYNNLLKNVKFITLPEEKSYEKHVWQTYHILLDKRIDRDKLIIELKDKGIETNFGAYAVHEEPYYKEKYGYENCQFYNSVYAHKHGIALPLHNNILSKEIIYIVSELEKILNE; the protein is encoded by the coding sequence ATGATTAAACTCGCTTCTCCAGATATAGGGCAGGAAGAATTGGATGAAATAAAAAAAGTTTTTGATTCAAAATATTTGGTACAAGGAGATAAAGTAGAAGAATTTGAAAATCAATTAAAAGAATATTTAAATGCTAAATATTGTTTTGCTGTTAGCAGTGGAACTGCTGCATTGCATTTAGCTTTGCTTGCTATTGGAATAAAGGCAGATGATGAAGTTATAGTACCTGATTTTACTTTTCCAGCAACAGCTAATGTAGTAGAGATTGTAGGTGCTATAACTAAGTTTGTAGATATTAAACTAGATAGTCTATGTATAGATACAGATAAAATAGAGAATGCAATTACTGATAAAACAAAAGCAATAATACCTGTTCATGAATTTGGACAGTCAGCAGATATGGATAAAATAGTGACCATAGCTAAAAAATACAATTTAAAAATCATAGAAGATGCTGCGTGTGCACTTGGAGCGGAATATAAAGGGAAAAAGGTCGGAACGATTGGAGATATTGGTTGTTTTAGTCTTCATCCAAGAAAAGCTATAACAACGGGTGAAGGTGGAATCGTAGTTACAAATAATTCTAAATTAGCAGAAAACATTAGAATACTCAGAAATCATGGACTGAACTATAAAAACGGGAAAATAAGCTTTGTAGAGGCAGGTTTAAATTATAGAATGACAAATATCCAAGGAGCTATTGGAACAGTACAAATGAAAAAATTAGAATTAATAAATGAGAGAAGAATTGAATTAGCAAATAAGTATAATAATTTGCTTAAAAATGTGAAGTTTATAACATTACCAGAAGAAAAAAGTTATGAAAAACATGTTTGGCAGACATATCATATACTTTTAGATAAAAGAATTGATAGAGATAAATTAATTATAGAGTTAAAAGATAAAGGAATAGAAACTAATTTTGGTGCTTATGCTGTACATGAAGAGCCTTACTATAAAGAGAAATATGGGTATGAAAATTGTCAATTTTACAATTCTGTATATGCTCATAAGCATGGAATAGCATTACCTTTGCATAACAATATTTTGTCGAAAGAGATAATTTATATTGTATCAGAATTGGAGAAAATATTAAATGAATAA
- a CDS encoding NAD-dependent epimerase/dehydratase family protein, with protein sequence MIKSKKIFLTGGAGFIGTKLCEKLSSNNELLIYDNLKRNSIKNTKLLNKDNIKLVKGDILNFNFLKHVIDEFKPNIVIHLAAIAGIDTVIKNPVSTMKVNMIGTYNILESLKNQKIEIFIDFSTSEIFGSYAYKVDEAHTTNLAPVGEARWTYSVSKLAGEHLAYSFYKEYGLPIVTIRPFNIYGDGQVGEGAIHQFVVRAIKNEQIQIHGEGNQIRSWCYIDDFITGVMLCLDNEKAIGQAFNIGNPRGTITIAMLAKLIKRIAKSKSEIVYVPKNYVDIELRSPSIEKAKEILKFVPKYDLDEGLERTIKWYRGVLND encoded by the coding sequence ATGATAAAAAGTAAAAAAATATTTCTAACAGGTGGTGCAGGCTTTATAGGCACAAAGTTGTGCGAAAAGCTTAGCAGTAATAATGAATTATTAATATATGATAATTTAAAGAGAAACTCGATTAAAAATACAAAATTATTAAATAAAGATAATATAAAATTAGTTAAAGGAGATATTTTAAATTTTAATTTTTTAAAGCATGTCATAGATGAATTTAAACCTAATATAGTAATCCATTTAGCTGCGATTGCAGGAATAGATACTGTTATAAAAAATCCAGTGAGTACTATGAAGGTCAATATGATTGGAACTTATAATATTCTTGAATCATTAAAAAATCAAAAAATAGAAATATTTATAGATTTTTCAACTTCGGAGATATTTGGATCTTATGCATATAAAGTTGATGAAGCTCATACAACAAATTTAGCTCCTGTAGGGGAAGCAAGATGGACTTACTCAGTCTCAAAACTTGCAGGTGAACATTTAGCTTATAGTTTTTATAAGGAGTATGGACTTCCAATCGTAACAATAAGGCCTTTTAATATATATGGAGATGGTCAGGTTGGTGAAGGCGCGATTCATCAATTTGTTGTAAGAGCCATCAAAAATGAACAGATACAAATTCATGGCGAAGGAAATCAAATACGATCTTGGTGCTATATTGACGATTTTATAACAGGAGTAATGTTATGCTTAGATAATGAGAAAGCAATAGGACAAGCATTTAATATTGGAAATCCAAGAGGAACTATTACTATAGCTATGCTTGCAAAATTAATAAAGAGAATAGCAAAGTCTAAATCTGAAATTGTTTATGTACCAAAGAATTATGTGGATATAGAACTTAGAAGTCCAAGCATAGAAAAAGCTAAAGAGATTTTGAAATTTGTACCTAAGTATGATTTAGATGAGGGGTTAGAAAGAACAATTAAGTGGTATAGAGGTGTTCTAAATGATTAA
- a CDS encoding glycosyltransferase family 4 protein translates to MKDNLVNIVMQSKDELINDTENLKEDISCVVKDKMKLAFFVRLGLDSFLGDIIEGLSQEYEIKKIIVTEYKQIEDGMQWADICWFEWCDELIAYGSKLELAREKKVICRLHSYEAFTDYINNVTWNSIDKLIVVGAHIKDFIVENFNIDEKIISVIPNGIDEKKWTYKERENGFNIAYVGYINYKKGPMLLLHTFKAIYDEDNRYKLYIAGVFQDNRDVLYYNQMVRELGLENNVIYEGWQNDLDKWLEDKNCILCTSVLESQNISVMQAMCKGIKPIIHNFVGARVIYPSQYVWNTITEAVEMISDKNYTSKVYRAFIKERYSLNDQLIKIKDLLISSSEKGSKENLNYINPDHLRKSSDQVDLMKTKFMVNSDDMTNTEALFDYLLSINDEESYMKYLSEWFIRSKYELTFKFNYYYGNMYRRFTSYSRFKYMQQNVYEEMDKIGERILDENYLTYFNNKKMSLKENKRKILFILNGLDIHQSVTQFFINYLESSENAKDRYSVLSLLNKNEFNNSKESIEYFNKLNVNLFVPISNCIEDKIKEFYTYISEENFDYVVYQSLYFAPIGILLYPLLKKVCEIIGKIQFQQPEDYFDKKLDFCYTYIKKDNCCENIFELISPINTELVDKNLNIRTLFNIDRKKKVVISIGRSIKYKNNEFWNFVIKLINEIDDICLVVFGGDYSEFEEYVPSKLIQECKVIFAGFNLEASSYLKSCDFYLNSYPGGGYSLEEAYYAELPIITFYKEENNEAFDVMNASYMAPAYLYNNAKTIFPKTGDFDKLLSYSKKLIQDKSFRNTVKMNRKIESNNLKFEYFVKEFEKYIDNIANNNGRNNK, encoded by the coding sequence ATGAAAGACAACTTGGTTAATATTGTAATGCAATCAAAGGATGAATTAATTAATGATACTGAAAATTTAAAAGAAGATATTTCATGTGTCGTAAAAGATAAGATGAAATTGGCGTTTTTTGTAAGGCTAGGATTAGATAGTTTTTTAGGCGATATTATTGAGGGTCTGTCACAAGAATATGAGATAAAAAAAATTATAGTAACAGAATATAAGCAAATTGAAGATGGTATGCAATGGGCAGATATTTGCTGGTTTGAATGGTGTGATGAATTAATAGCATATGGAAGTAAATTAGAGTTAGCTAGAGAAAAGAAAGTTATATGTAGGCTTCATAGTTATGAAGCCTTTACAGATTATATTAATAATGTGACTTGGAACAGTATAGACAAGCTAATAGTAGTAGGAGCACATATAAAAGATTTTATTGTTGAAAATTTTAACATAGATGAAAAAATAATTAGTGTTATCCCAAATGGAATAGATGAAAAAAAATGGACATATAAAGAGCGAGAAAATGGATTTAATATAGCTTATGTAGGATATATTAATTATAAGAAAGGTCCTATGCTTTTATTGCATACATTTAAGGCTATTTATGATGAGGATAATAGATATAAATTATATATTGCAGGAGTTTTTCAAGATAATAGAGATGTACTTTACTATAATCAAATGGTTAGAGAATTAGGATTAGAGAATAATGTTATATATGAAGGCTGGCAGAATGATCTAGATAAATGGCTTGAAGATAAAAATTGTATTTTATGTACAAGTGTTCTTGAATCACAAAATATAAGCGTAATGCAGGCCATGTGCAAAGGAATAAAACCAATAATACATAATTTTGTAGGGGCTAGAGTAATATATCCATCTCAATATGTATGGAATACGATAACTGAAGCTGTCGAAATGATTTCTGATAAAAATTATACTTCAAAAGTATATAGGGCATTTATTAAAGAAAGATATTCATTAAATGATCAATTAATAAAAATTAAAGATCTATTGATTAGTTCGTCCGAAAAAGGATCTAAAGAAAATTTGAATTATATAAATCCAGATCATTTAAGGAAAAGTAGTGACCAAGTTGATTTAATGAAAACAAAATTTATGGTAAATTCAGATGACATGACTAATACAGAAGCATTATTTGATTATTTATTAAGCATCAATGATGAAGAAAGCTATATGAAATATTTAAGTGAGTGGTTTATAAGAAGTAAATATGAATTAACATTCAAATTCAATTATTATTATGGAAATATGTATAGGAGATTTACTAGTTATTCAAGATTTAAATATATGCAACAAAATGTATACGAGGAAATGGATAAAATCGGGGAAAGAATTTTAGATGAGAATTATTTGACTTATTTTAATAATAAAAAAATGAGTTTAAAAGAAAATAAGAGAAAGATTTTATTTATATTAAATGGTTTGGATATACATCAGAGTGTAACACAATTCTTTATAAATTATTTAGAAAGTTCTGAGAATGCTAAAGATAGATATTCAGTATTGAGTCTTTTAAACAAGAATGAATTTAATAATAGTAAAGAAAGTATAGAATATTTTAATAAGTTAAATGTAAATTTATTTGTACCAATTAGCAATTGTATTGAGGATAAAATTAAAGAATTCTACACCTATATAAGTGAAGAAAATTTTGATTATGTAGTATATCAAAGTTTATATTTTGCACCGATAGGAATATTGTTATACCCATTATTAAAAAAGGTTTGTGAAATTATTGGAAAAATTCAATTTCAACAGCCGGAAGATTATTTTGATAAGAAATTAGATTTTTGTTACACGTATATTAAAAAAGATAATTGCTGTGAAAATATATTTGAATTAATCTCACCAATAAATACTGAGTTAGTGGATAAAAATCTTAATATAAGAACTTTATTTAATATTGATAGGAAGAAAAAAGTAGTAATTTCAATTGGAAGGTCTATAAAGTATAAAAACAATGAATTTTGGAATTTTGTAATTAAGCTTATTAATGAAATAGATGACATATGCCTTGTTGTATTTGGAGGCGATTATAGCGAGTTTGAAGAATATGTTCCAAGTAAATTAATCCAGGAATGCAAGGTGATTTTTGCAGGATTTAATTTAGAAGCATCATCATATCTAAAAAGTTGCGATTTTTATTTGAATTCATATCCTGGTGGAGGATACTCTTTAGAAGAAGCTTATTATGCAGAATTGCCTATTATTACTTTTTATAAAGAAGAAAATAATGAAGCATTTGATGTAATGAATGCTAGTTATATGGCTCCAGCATATTTATATAATAATGCAAAAACTATTTTCCCTAAAACAGGTGATTTTGATAAATTATTAAGTTATTCTAAAAAATTAATTCAAGATAAAAGCTTTAGAAATACTGTGAAAATGAATAGAAAAATAGAAAGCAATAATTTAAAATTTGAGTATTTTGTAAAAGAGTTTGAAAAATATATAGATAATATAGCAAATAATAATGGGAGAAATAATAAATGA
- a CDS encoding DNRLRE domain-containing protein — MNSITIPAIKSLSITNKYSDKSLNEDKIIVGADGNYNYYSYLFWDISSIPTNATVHNAKLTLFKTDNFYYDTSKKFSISPLYEYFSTYTTYNNSPNYDHYTVINFYPLTDNISVTIDITTIVSSWVKNSLKNKGIILYGRNEDILTSFGSVKSSDNYLMPFIIVNYDPYSPNKCLKKECTNKYSKDCCKKKYNDEYFKDDCCEKYIKICKEELESILFKVCKEACGGNCNPFPSNTSITRTVRVTGTVAPTSVYYIVVDLQVTRASSGQVNHYYVSDEYDNSLNNTPLPIDKTYNIAVSPPIQSGDAEDVILYGSYKGF; from the coding sequence ATGAATAGTATTACAATTCCAGCTATTAAAAGCCTAAGCATTACAAATAAATATTCTGATAAAAGTCTAAATGAAGATAAAATAATAGTAGGCGCTGATGGTAACTATAACTACTACAGTTATTTGTTTTGGGATATCTCATCAATACCTACTAATGCTACAGTTCATAATGCAAAGCTTACGCTTTTCAAAACTGATAATTTTTATTATGATACTAGTAAAAAATTCTCCATAAGTCCGCTCTATGAATACTTCAGTACTTATACAACTTATAATAATTCTCCTAATTATGATCATTATACTGTAATAAACTTTTATCCATTGACAGATAATATATCAGTAACAATAGATATTACAACAATAGTTTCGTCATGGGTAAAAAATAGTTTAAAAAATAAGGGTATAATACTATATGGAAGAAATGAAGATATACTCACAAGCTTCGGATCTGTAAAAAGTTCAGACAACTATCTTATGCCATTTATAATAGTAAATTATGATCCATATTCCCCCAATAAATGTTTGAAAAAGGAATGTACTAATAAATATTCTAAGGATTGTTGTAAAAAAAAATATAACGATGAATACTTCAAAGATGATTGTTGTGAGAAATATATAAAAATATGCAAAGAAGAACTTGAATCGATTTTATTTAAAGTTTGTAAAGAAGCTTGCGGAGGTAATTGCAATCCATTCCCCTCAAATACCTCCATTACTAGAACGGTACGAGTGACAGGAACTGTAGCTCCAACATCAGTTTATTATATAGTTGTAGATTTACAAGTAACTCGCGCTTCTAGTGGACAAGTAAATCATTATTATGTATCAGATGAGTATGATAATTCCTTAAATAATACTCCTCTTCCTATAGATAAAACGTATAATATTGCTGTAAGCCCTCCTATTCAATCTGGTGATGCAGAAGATGTGATTTTATATGGTTCCTATAAAGGCTTTTAG
- a CDS encoding peptide chain release factor 3 translates to MADYIKEIEKRRTFAIISHPDAGKTTLTEKFLLYGGAIRLAGSVKARKASKHAVSDWMEIEKQRGISVTSSVMQFNYNNHCINILDTPGHQDFSEDTYRTLMAADSAVMVVDAAKGIEDQTRKLFHVASLREMPIFTFINKMDREAKDPFQLLDDIENELGIKTYPMNWPIGSGKEFKGVYERDNNRIIAFNGGNHGQNEVEAIEGSPDDPKFREILGDALHDKLMEDIELLDIAGDELDLDVVRRGELTPVFFGSALTNFGVEPFLEHFLEMTTSPLARNSSGGTIDPFDDKFSAFVFKIQANMNKAHRDRIAFMRICSGKFNKGEDVYHMQGGKKIKLAQPQQFMAQDREIVEEAYAGDIIGVFDPGIFSIGDTLCAPSKKFKFEGIPTFAPEHFARVRPVDTMKRKQFIKGVSQIAQEGAIQVFKEIHIGMEEIIVGVVGVLQFEVLEYRLNSEYNVDVKMDRLDYRYVRWIENKDVNMDSLNLTSDTKKVKDFKDRNLLIFQNDWGISWALEHNKGLILSGVGKSED, encoded by the coding sequence TTGGCTGATTATATAAAAGAAATAGAGAAAAGAAGAACCTTTGCAATTATATCTCACCCTGATGCAGGTAAAACTACACTTACAGAAAAGTTTTTATTATATGGAGGAGCTATTAGACTTGCAGGTTCTGTTAAAGCCAGAAAGGCATCTAAGCATGCAGTTTCTGACTGGATGGAAATCGAAAAGCAAAGAGGTATCTCAGTTACTTCTTCAGTTATGCAATTTAACTATAATAATCACTGTATTAACATATTAGATACCCCAGGTCACCAAGATTTCTCAGAAGATACATATAGAACTCTTATGGCTGCAGACTCAGCAGTTATGGTTGTAGATGCTGCTAAGGGTATAGAAGATCAAACAAGAAAGTTATTCCACGTTGCTTCTTTAAGAGAAATGCCAATCTTTACATTTATAAATAAGATGGATAGAGAAGCTAAAGATCCATTCCAATTATTAGACGATATTGAAAATGAACTTGGAATTAAAACTTATCCAATGAATTGGCCAATTGGTTCTGGTAAGGAATTCAAAGGAGTATACGAAAGAGACAATAACAGGATTATAGCTTTCAATGGTGGAAATCACGGTCAAAATGAAGTTGAAGCAATAGAAGGTTCACCAGATGATCCTAAGTTTAGAGAAATATTGGGAGATGCTCTTCACGATAAATTAATGGAAGATATTGAGCTTTTAGATATTGCTGGAGATGAATTAGATTTAGATGTTGTACGTCGTGGAGAATTAACACCAGTATTTTTTGGATCAGCATTAACTAACTTTGGTGTGGAACCATTCTTGGAACATTTCTTAGAAATGACTACATCACCACTTGCTAGAAATTCAAGTGGTGGAACTATTGATCCATTTGATGATAAGTTCTCTGCTTTTGTATTTAAAATTCAAGCAAATATGAATAAGGCTCATAGAGATAGAATCGCATTTATGAGAATTTGTTCAGGTAAATTTAATAAAGGTGAAGATGTATACCACATGCAAGGTGGAAAGAAGATTAAATTAGCTCAACCACAACAATTTATGGCTCAAGATAGAGAAATTGTTGAAGAAGCTTATGCAGGAGATATAATCGGTGTATTTGATCCAGGTATATTTTCAATTGGAGATACACTATGTGCACCATCAAAGAAATTTAAATTTGAAGGAATTCCAACTTTTGCACCAGAACATTTTGCAAGAGTAAGACCAGTAGATACTATGAAGAGAAAGCAATTTATAAAAGGTGTTTCTCAAATCGCCCAAGAAGGAGCTATCCAAGTATTTAAGGAAATTCACATTGGTATGGAAGAAATAATAGTTGGAGTTGTTGGTGTGCTTCAATTTGAAGTATTAGAATACAGATTAAATAGCGAATATAATGTTGATGTTAAAATGGATAGATTAGATTACAGATATGTAAGATGGATTGAAAATAAGGATGTTAACATGGATTCATTAAACTTAACTTCTGATACTAAGAAGGTTAAAGATTTTAAGGATAGAAATCTTCTTATATTCCAAAATGACTGGGGTATAAGCTGGGCACTAGAACATAATAAGGGATTAATCTTATCTGGTGTAGGAAAAAGTGAGGACTAA
- a CDS encoding N-acetylmuramoyl-L-alanine amidase family protein, which translates to MFKRATKITSLLVAAASVMSLVPAYAADVKKIDSDDGTVYNAVAYKDGKFFVDGEINDDEEAYYVSNGKFNKLEDVDSGDDADLFGEKYLDIDDGDYTVDLDKGSVTDDDTKGDIADDAAGDLRKKIKDDTDDRYDEDFAKNMIDENKDDTEDLTKLNILPGAKYKSPWYYTQYKAADKAVNDNVNGLKGTDASKQFFNVYTDTKGGYIDADYNLGKVKVTTTASGASPKTETIENTNDKYDAAGKDDALTASVSQDKILTQDDDYIYRLATIKVNVTTGAGVTARISEINGVELNPTNPNDKPQIFKVENDGRTVSFKAIQKISKAQDSDDVDGAKYAKTVTTYALSDEDGKNLDAKDLFLNTDGTINEDTKFTVANGKLIAYNTEMNEYKKVVVRAYSLKTKGGYYYADEEDESKEDCEVSSQDNKTSAVQTDVDGNLWRLDGGYIYKFDNTDDWDKVYKVDGSFDELSVYDKDNIAAWSEDDDVYSLIGGKSSDDNNTNPPTTTAGWVQAADGTWTYNKEDGTKATGWLNLNGVWYYLNTDGVMATGWLNLNGVWYYLNPSGAMATSWLNLNGTWYYLNSSGAMATGWLNDNGTWYYLNSSGAMLYNTTVDGYVLGSNGAWIR; encoded by the coding sequence ATGTTTAAAAGAGCAACCAAAATTACATCTTTATTAGTAGCAGCTGCTTCAGTTATGTCTTTAGTTCCTGCATATGCTGCAGATGTAAAGAAAATTGATTCAGATGATGGCACTGTATATAATGCAGTAGCTTACAAAGATGGTAAGTTCTTTGTGGATGGAGAAATTAATGATGACGAAGAAGCTTATTATGTATCTAATGGAAAGTTTAATAAATTAGAAGATGTAGATTCAGGAGACGATGCTGATTTATTCGGAGAAAAATATCTTGATATAGACGATGGTGATTACACTGTAGACTTAGATAAAGGTAGTGTAACTGATGATGATACCAAAGGTGATATAGCCGACGATGCTGCCGGAGATTTAAGAAAAAAAATTAAGGACGATACTGATGACAGATATGATGAAGACTTTGCAAAAAACATGATAGACGAAAATAAAGATGATACTGAAGATTTAACTAAATTAAATATACTTCCAGGCGCTAAATATAAATCTCCTTGGTATTATACACAGTATAAAGCAGCAGATAAGGCTGTGAATGATAATGTTAATGGATTAAAAGGAACAGATGCATCAAAACAATTTTTTAATGTTTATACTGACACAAAAGGTGGCTACATTGATGCTGACTATAACTTAGGAAAAGTTAAGGTTACAACCACTGCTAGTGGTGCATCACCTAAAACAGAAACAATAGAAAATACTAATGATAAATACGATGCTGCTGGTAAGGATGATGCACTAACTGCAAGTGTTTCCCAAGATAAAATATTGACACAAGATGATGATTATATTTATAGACTTGCAACTATAAAAGTAAATGTAACTACTGGTGCTGGTGTTACTGCTAGAATAAGTGAAATAAATGGTGTTGAACTTAACCCAACAAACCCAAACGACAAACCACAAATATTTAAAGTTGAAAATGATGGAAGAACTGTATCATTCAAGGCTATTCAAAAAATATCCAAGGCTCAAGACTCTGATGATGTTGATGGAGCTAAATATGCAAAAACTGTAACTACTTATGCACTTTCTGATGAAGATGGTAAAAACCTAGATGCTAAAGACTTATTCTTAAATACTGATGGCACTATCAATGAAGATACTAAATTTACTGTAGCTAATGGAAAGCTTATAGCCTACAATACAGAAATGAATGAGTATAAAAAAGTTGTTGTCAGAGCATATTCATTAAAGACAAAAGGCGGATACTACTATGCCGACGAAGAAGATGAAAGTAAAGAAGATTGTGAAGTAAGTTCTCAAGATAATAAGACATCAGCTGTTCAAACAGACGTTGATGGAAACCTATGGAGATTAGATGGTGGATATATCTATAAATTTGATAATACAGATGATTGGGACAAAGTCTACAAAGTTGATGGATCTTTTGATGAACTTTCAGTTTATGATAAAGACAATATAGCTGCTTGGAGCGAAGATGATGATGTTTATTCATTAATAGGTGGAAAATCTTCTGATGATAATAACACTAATCCTCCAACTACAACCGCTGGATGGGTACAAGCTGCTGATGGAACTTGGACTTATAATAAAGAAGATGGAACTAAGGCTACTGGCTGGTTAAACTTAAATGGAGTTTGGTATTATCTAAACACTGATGGTGTTATGGCTACTGGTTGGTTAAACTTAAATGGAGTTTGGTATTACTTAAATCCATCAGGAGCTATGGCTACTAGCTGGTTAAACTTAAATGGAACTTGGTACTATTTAAATTCATCAGGAGCTATGGCTACTGGTTGGTTAAATGATAATGGAACTTGGTATTATTTAAATTCATCAGGGGCTATGTTATATAACACAACTGTTGATGGTTATGTATTAGGCTCTAATGGAGCTTGGATTAGATAG
- a CDS encoding N-acetylmuramoyl-L-alanine amidase family protein: protein MLKRLTNATSLLVAAAAIISIVPAHAADYKKIDSQEGTIYSATAYKDGKFYIDGEINNKDEAAYYLANGKYNNLSDIDSGSSSEIYGSKYVNVENGDYFINLDNGSVTDESIKENAEDDAASALRKNLKKDNDGRFDKTEAETIQKLTNVELPGNKFSDPWYKFEYSKDNSTNGAITKLNVYTDAQGNYIDADYNLGSLKVTTVASSSTSKTIIVANTDDTYDADSTNSITGKDKISASIDASTGKIIGQDSSYIYRTAKVTVSAANGAKITKINGMDVTVDSGHTFTVNNSTLGSGTSTVSFNVIQKISKSQASGNIDGAKYAKSVTTYVISDKDGKNESFSYDKYTVANGKLVGYTANSSNLKVRTATLTSKNGYYYVDLADESSEDVKVNGSKSAVDTDVSGNLWRLDAGYIYKWDNNEDWTKVYKVDGSFDQISVYDDNNIVTWNKNNEVYSVIGGKETIPTTPAEPTTPVVNKGWVKTDAGWTFYNTNGNQLKGQWVNDSGTWYYIKADGIMATGWIKDGSTWYFLTGSGAMKTGWLNDNGTWYYLQSSGAIKTGWLNDNGTWYYLSASGSMLSNTIVDGYKLNASGAWIR from the coding sequence ATGCTAAAAAGATTAACTAATGCAACATCACTACTAGTAGCTGCAGCTGCTATTATTTCAATAGTGCCTGCTCATGCGGCTGATTATAAAAAAATCGACTCACAAGAAGGTACTATATACAGCGCAACAGCATACAAAGATGGTAAATTTTATATTGATGGAGAAATTAATAACAAGGATGAAGCTGCTTACTACTTAGCAAACGGTAAATACAATAATCTATCAGATATTGATAGTGGATCCTCTTCTGAAATCTACGGTTCTAAATATGTGAACGTAGAAAATGGTGATTATTTCATTAATTTAGATAACGGTTCTGTAACTGATGAATCTATAAAAGAAAATGCAGAAGATGATGCTGCTTCAGCTCTAAGAAAGAATCTTAAAAAAGACAATGATGGAAGATTCGACAAAACTGAAGCTGAAACAATTCAAAAATTAACGAATGTAGAGCTTCCAGGGAATAAATTTTCAGATCCATGGTATAAATTTGAATATTCAAAAGACAATTCAACAAATGGAGCAATTACTAAATTAAATGTATATACTGATGCTCAAGGAAACTACATTGATGCTGATTATAATTTAGGATCACTAAAAGTAACTACAGTTGCATCTTCATCTACATCAAAAACAATAATTGTAGCTAACACAGACGATACTTATGATGCTGATAGCACTAATTCTATTACAGGAAAAGATAAAATATCAGCAAGCATTGATGCTTCTACTGGAAAAATAATTGGACAAGATAGTAGCTATATTTATAGAACAGCGAAGGTTACTGTAAGTGCCGCTAATGGAGCTAAAATAACTAAAATTAATGGAATGGATGTCACTGTTGATAGCGGACATACATTTACTGTAAACAATAGCACATTGGGTTCTGGCACTAGTACAGTAAGTTTCAATGTAATTCAAAAAATATCAAAATCGCAAGCTTCAGGAAACATCGATGGAGCTAAGTACGCTAAATCAGTAACAACTTATGTTATTTCTGATAAGGACGGAAAAAATGAGTCTTTTTCCTATGATAAGTATACTGTTGCCAACGGTAAGTTAGTTGGTTACACAGCTAATAGTTCAAATTTAAAAGTTAGAACGGCAACATTAACGTCAAAAAATGGATATTATTATGTTGATTTAGCTGACGAATCAAGTGAAGATGTTAAAGTAAATGGTTCTAAAAGTGCTGTTGATACAGATGTAAGCGGAAATCTTTGGAGATTAGACGCCGGATATATCTATAAGTGGGATAATAATGAAGACTGGACGAAAGTATATAAGGTCGATGGTTCTTTTGATCAAATTTCAGTTTACGATGATAATAATATCGTAACTTGGAATAAAAATAATGAAGTTTATTCGGTAATAGGTGGAAAGGAGACAATTCCAACAACCCCAGCTGAACCAACAACTCCTGTAGTAAATAAAGGATGGGTTAAAACTGATGCAGGCTGGACTTTCTACAACACTAATGGAAATCAATTAAAAGGACAATGGGTTAATGATTCCGGAACTTGGTACTATATTAAAGCAGATGGCATCATGGCTACTGGCTGGATCAAGGATGGATCAACTTGGTATTTCTTAACTGGCTCAGGTGCCATGAAAACTGGCTGGTTGAATGATAATGGAACTTGGTATTACTTACAATCATCAGGTGCTATAAAGACTGGTTGGTTAAATGATAATGGAACTTGGTACTATCTAAGCGCATCAGGTTCAATGTTATCTAACACAATTGTTGATGGATATAAATTAAATGCTTCAGGCGCTTGGATTAGATAG